Proteins found in one Saccharomyces cerevisiae S288C chromosome III, complete sequence genomic segment:
- the PAU3 gene encoding seripauperin PAU3 (Member of the seripauperin multigene family; encoded mainly in subtelomeric region; active during alcoholic fermentation; regulated by anaerobiosis; negatively regulated by oxygen; repressed by heme), whose translation MVKLTSIAAGVAAIAAGIAAAPATTTLSPSDERVNLVELGVYVSDIRAHLAQYYLFQAAHPTETYPVEIAEAVFNYGDFTTMLTGIPAEQVTRVITGVPWYSTRLRPAISSALSKDGIYTAIPK comes from the coding sequence TGCCGCCATCGCTGCCGGTATTGCCGCTGCCCCAGCCACTACCACTCTATCTCCATCTGACGAAAGGGTCAACTTGGTCGAATTGGGTGTTTACGTCTCCGATATCAGAGCTCATTTGGCTCAATACTACTTGTTTCAAGCAGCTCATCCAACTGAGACCTACCCAGTTGAGATTGCTGAAGCTGTTTTCAACTATGGTGACTTCACCACTATGTTGACTGGTATTCCAGCTGAACAAGTCACCAGAGTCATCACTGGTGTCCCATGGTACTCCACTAGATTGAGACCAGCCATCTCCAGTGCTCTATCTAAGGACGGTATCTACACTGCTATTCCAAAATAG
- the ADH7 gene encoding NADP-dependent alcohol dehydrogenase (NADPH-dependent medium chain alcohol dehydrogenase; has broad substrate specificity; member of the cinnamyl family of alcohol dehydrogenases; may be involved in fusel alcohol synthesis or in aldehyde tolerance) codes for MLYPEKFQGIGISNAKDWKHPKLVSFDPKPFGDHDVDVEIEACGICGSDFHIAVGNWGPVPENQILGHEIIGRVVKVGSKCHTGVKIGDRVGVGAQALACFECERCKSDNEQYCTNDHVLTMWTPYKDGYISQGGFASHVRLHEHFAIQIPENIPSPLAAPLLCGGITVFSPLLRNGCGPGKRVGIVGIGGIGHMGILLAKAMGAEVYAFSRGHSKREDSMKLGADHYIAMLEDKGWTEQYSNALDLLVVCSSSLSKVNFDSIVKIMKIGGSIVSIAAPEVNEKLVLKPLGLMGVSISSSAIGSRKEIEQLLKLVSEKNVKIWVEKLPISEEGVSHAFTRMESGDVKYRFTLVDYDKKFHK; via the coding sequence atgctttacccagaaaaatttcaggGCATCGGTATTTCCAACGCAAAGGATTGGAAGCATCCTAAATTAGTGAGTTTTGACCCAAAACCCTTTGGCGATCATGACGTTGATGTTGAAATTGAAGCCTGTGGTATCTGCGGATCTGATTTTCATATAGCCGTTGGTAATTGGGGTCCAGTCCCAGAAAATCAAATCCTTGGACATGAAATAATTGGCCGCGTGGTGAAGGTTGGATCCAAGTGCCACACTGGGGTAAAAATCGGTGACCGTGTTGGTGTTGGTGCCCAAGCCTTGGCGTGTTTTGAGTGTGAACGTTGCAAAAGTGACAACGAGCAATACTGTACCAATGACCACGTTTTGACTATGTGGACTCCTTACAAGGACGGCTACATTTCACAAGGAGGCTTTGCCTCCCACGTGAGGCTTCATGAACACTTTGCTATTCAAATACCAGAAAATATTCCAAGTCCGCTAGCCGCTCCATTATTGTGTGGTGGTATTACAGTTTTCTCTCCACTACTAAGAAATGGCTGTGGTCCAGGTAAGAGGGTAGGTATTGTTGGCATCGGTGGTATTGGGCATATGGGGATTCTGTTGGCTAAAGCTATGGGAGCCGAGGTTTATGCGTTTTCGCGAGGCCACTCCAAGCGGGAGGATTCTATGAAACTCGGTGCTGATCACTATATTGCTATGTTGGAGGATAAAGGCTGGACAGAACAATACTCTAACGCTTTGGACCTTCTTGTCGTTTGCTCATCATCTTTGTCGAAAGTTAATTTTGACAGTATCGTTAAGATTATGAAGATTGGAGGCTCCATCGTTTCAATTGCTGCTCCTGAAGTTAATGAAAAGCTTGTTTTAAAACCGTTGGGCCTAATGGGAGTATCAATCTCAAGCAGTGCTATCGGATCTAGGAAGGAAATCGAACAACTATTGAAATTAGTTTCCGAAAAGAATGTCAAAATATGGGTGGAAAAACTTCCGATCAGCGAAGAAGGCGTCAGCCATGCCTTTACAAGGATGGAAAGCGGAGACGTCAAATACAGATTTACTTTGGTCGATTATGATAAGAAATTCCATAAATAG